TGCACCTTATCGGGGGTAACTACCACGTTATATACTTGTCCATTTCGATAGTAGTCTAACCCACGCCTAATTGTCTGATAAGTTAGTACAAAAGCCGCTTCTCCGGCCAGCTCCTGAACTTGCTCTTTGCTAATTTTGTCTTTTAACATCATATCACCCGCATATTGCATGCTCCTAACGACTTAATTCTAGCAAAACAGCGTTTCCGGAACAATGCTTTGTTGAACTCGCCATCGGTAACCATTGTCTACTGGCCGGACACGCGTAGCACGACAAAAAACAGCGTGACAATTATGTCACGCCATGCAATTAAATTCTTCATGTGTTTACCTAATTTTCAGCGAGACAGGAACGCAGGCTATTAGATGAGCCGGCCACTTGACGGGTCAATAACCCATCAAGTGGCTAAGAGGAAGCAACTTTTTCTAAAATACCTTTGTTACAATTGCTTTAACAAACACGCTAAAATCGTCCAAGTGTTCCTGAAGAATCTTATAAATTTCATTGTCGTCAACAGTGTGGTACAAATGAACCACTCTGTTCCGGAACTTGACCATCTGATTCAGAATGTTCAACTCTCTGGAGGTAAAGTAACCGTTTCGTTCGAGTATCCTGAAAGATTCAACACTTGTTTCCGGCGTCCTCCACCTGTTTCTGGCAATAATATGATTTGCTATATCAATCATCGCTTCCACATTGACCTGTAACAAATGCTTAGCCGCTTCCACGTTACGAAAATCTCCGGTAAACTCTTCCAAGCTGTATTTTCCAAGCTCCTTTAATTTTGTGAGATTTTGTTCAATGAGCTGTATTTTACTGCGGATTTTTTCCTTATCAACCATCGGTGTACGCCTCCTTAACAGCCTGATCGTATTCTTCGTAAAAGCAGTGCAGGTCAATGGCGTAGTCTTGGTACTGCCCTATTACTTTTTCAATATAATCACATGTGGCGATGTAGTCTTTTTCATAAATAATCTTACCTTCTACAATAGCTCTGAACTGAATACTGAGAGGAGCTTTGTTTAGGTTGACCAGATCAACCCTGTCAGTTCCAAGGAAAGCTGATAGTTTAGCCAAAATAGCCATTTCTTCAGACAAACCAATGTTTTTGTTAAAAAAGACAGCAAAATCTATATCGCTTAAAACGGTTTGTTTCTCTGTACCATAGGAACCAAATAAAAAAACTGCTAAAACGGCAGGTATTTCCGAGAAAAATGCCGGCAGATTTTGTAGTTTTTCGTCTAACTCAAGCTTTTTAGTCATAACAAAGCCTCCCCGCGATTAACCTAATTCTACCAGGAACACCGTTCGCAGTCAATGTCTGGAAATTGCTAGAGTTTACGGAAGCAACGTGGAAATAAAAACTGACCAATTAAACTCCATTCTAAAGCGTAACTATTTTATCGGCCACACATGCAACGTAGACAAAAAATACAGCGTGACAATTTATGCCACACCATGCAATGAAATGCTTCACGTTTTTACCTTATCCATTTTCAACAGGAACATTTTTCTTTTAAGATTTTTTCATAGATTTCCAGCGCCTGTGTCACATCGTTGGCGTAATAATCCACGCCGGTATATTCTTTGACCAGTTGATTAACCGGGTATCCCCCTACCACTACTTTGACTTTATCCCGTAAGCCGGCTTCTTGTAAAAGATCAACCACTTTTTTTACGGAGCCTACGCAAAAAGACAGCAAAACACTGATCCCCAGAATTGAGGCACCGGTTTCATTTACCGCTTGTACAAATTTCTCCGGCGGTACATCAACACCCAGGTCGTGAACATGAAAGCCGCGGGAGCGGAGAAGGTAAATCACAATGTTCTTGCCAAGATCGTGAATATCCCCTTCAATGGTACCCATCACAATAGAAAAGCCGTTTTGAGGGACGTTAACAGGAATATGGGGTTCTACAATGCGCATAACGCCTTTAAAAATTTCTTCCGACATAATCAGGTCGGATAGAAAATACTGTCCCTCACTATACCTTTTCCCGACTATTTCCACACCTCTCCTGCAGGTATCAACAATTTCCAAAGGAGTAAGACCTGCCTGGAGTTGTTTTTCGACTAAACAGAGTGTTTTATCTTCATCAAGGTCCGCCATGGCCGTTAGCAACTCGTCTTCCATCAAAGCCCTCCAGATATTGTTCATTCTTTTCGATACCACCCGTCATACGCCGTCAGCTTATAACGGTCTCCGCGATAAACGGACTTGCCCCACCCCACCGGCTTGAGCTCGGGGTCATATATAGTTTGTTCTATTACAAAAACCGGGGAACCCTGTGCAATCCCCAAGATGGAGGCCTCTTCGTCGGTAGAAACGGAAACTTGTAAGACTTTCTTGGAACTGACGGGCAAATAATCGCTGTGAGCAGTAACCAAACCAGGCAAAGTGGGGTCCTGCAGTTCTGATTCCAGAATAGGCTTACTCTTAGTATATATTGTATATTTCCTTTCATACGCCAAGGGTTCATCTTCTGCGGAAAGGACGATACGAAAAAACAGGAACCTGGCATTGTCGTCATTTATTTGAAACTTTTCTTTTAACTGTTCATCAGCCCTTACTATCCTTGCTTCTAACAGCGTAGTGTTAAATCGCAAACCTCTTTGTTTAATTTCTTCACTGAAATTATTCAGCTCAAAAACTATATTATCCAGTTTTGGAACAGCCACAAAAGTGCCTTTGCCCTGTTGGGCATATACCATTCCTGCCGCCACCAGCTCCGCAATAGCCTTGCGGACCGTCATGCGGCTGATCTGGTAACGGGCAGCAAGTTCCATCTCGGTAGGCAGCGCCTCACCCGGTTTTAATTCACCCCGCCGGATCTGCCCTTCCAGCAGTCTAGCTAACTGATAATAGATAGGTATCACTGAGTTTTTATCAATTTTCAATTCTTCTTGCACGTTATAAACACCTGTCTTGTCTGTCATACCCTCTAAACTTTAGCTCAATATTATCATGCCATAAATTGGGGGTCAATAGAATAGCGATTTCCATGTTACTTGCCGGTCCTGCTAAAAGAGAGCGACTTAACAAATTCTTGCTGAAATTCTTTGGTGTTGGAAAGCTCAATATGCTCAGCGCGCCGGGCCAGATTTACGGCCCTTTCTCTCTCCACTGTGGACAGCAGGGCCATTTTAGCCCCGTCACCTGCAGCGTTGCCGATGGCAACGATGCGCTGGAGAGGTACAGGCGGCAGCAGCCCTATACCCAATGCGCTTTCTTTTTTGATAAAGTTTCCGAAAGCCCCGGCCAGGAGGACTTGGTCAATGTCTTCTGGGCCAACCCCCATTTCCCTGAGCAGGATCCGGGCCCCGGCCATAATGGCCCCTTTAGCCAGCTGCAGCTCCCGTACATCCTTTTGGGTGAGCACAATATCCTCCCCCGTGGCCGAGTCTGTACCCCACACCAGGACAAACTCCATGCCCCGCCCCTCTTTGCGCAGGCGCTTGCGCACCAGAGGCGGCAGCTTTTGTAGCTGGGCATCGGCACTGGCCAAGCGTCCCGAGGAATCGAGGACACCTGCTTTATACATTTCCGCAATGGCGTCTATTAGGCCGGAACCGCAGATGCCACGCGGTTTGCCTCCGGCAATGACGTCCAACTCAACATCTGCGGAAATGCGCACTCCTTCGATGGCCCCCTCGGCAGCCCGCATGCCGTACTTAATCTCTGCCCCTTCAAAAGCCGGCCCAGCCGCCGTTGAACAAGTGAGAATTCTGCCTCTGCCAACCAGAACTATCTCGCCGTTTGTGCCAATATCTATGATCAAATTAATCCCCCGGAGGCGGTCCACACCGGCCGCCAGCATAACGCCAACTGTATCCGAACCGACATAACCGGCCACGTTGGGCAAAACTATCACTTTTCCCGTGGCAAGTATATTCAGACCCAACTCCCTGGCCTCCACCTCAACGGCTTGACGGAAAACAGGGATAAAAGGCGCCGGGGCTAAATAAGTGGGATCTATGCCTAAAAATAAATGGCTCATGGTGGTGTTGCCCACCACTACTGCCTGGTAGATTTCCTCAGGGCGCACATCATGCTCATGGCACAACCGGGCTATGACGTCATTTAGTCCGCCGACAACTTTCTCCTGCAGTTGGTGCAACCCTTCCGGCCCGCTGGCCGCGTGGGTTATCCTGGCGATCACATCGGCACCAAAAGCATTTTGGGGATTGGTAACTGCCCCGCTGGCCACAACTGTACCCTTGTTCAGGTCGAGCAAATAAACCACAACTGTAGTAGTACCTATATCCACTGCCAAGCCGTAACAACGGCCAAGCGTATCGCCGGGTTCCACAGCCAACAGGGTATCACCGTCAAGCACCGCCGTCACTTGAAAGTTACTCCTTCTTAAAACACGCGGCAGATAAGCTGCCACCGGGCGACTGAAGCGGATTCCCGGACGATCCAAAGCAGACAAAAGACGCTCCCAGTCCGGAGTCTGTTCCTCTGTACTTGGCTTTGGGAGAGAAACCAGGTACTTGCGCACACTGGGTGTCACCGAAGTTTGTTCCACCACTGGGTTAAAACCGATTTTCCGGTCATATGCGTCCTTCTGCTCCCTCAAGTTTACCACCGTATCTTCTTGCAGCATCCGCTGGCAGGCCAATACCCAGCCTGCGGACAGCTGGGCCTGGCTTAAAAATTTCTTTTCAACAGGCGAAGGAGGAGAAAGTTTTTCCGGGGAAAGCTGCACCAGGCATTTTCCACAGGTCCCTTTACCTCCGCAAGTGCTTTCCACTTGCACCCCGGCCGCTATAGCTGCCTGCAGGATAGTGGTCCCGGCAGGGACCTCTACCATTTTATTAGAAGGCAAAAATTTAACCCTGATCATTTCCAACAGTCCCTTCTATATAGATAAAAGAACAAAAGCATTTGATGCCTTTCGGCATCATGGGTAATGCTTTTGTTCTTTGTTCTCATCCTCAATAATGCGGCAAGCAATTGCCACTGTCCGCAAAACGCCGCCCCGCTTCCCTTAATCCTCCAACGCATCATTCCGGTATGCTTTAAGGTAGTTACGGGAAAACCGGTCCTTATTTAAAAGCAGTTCGGTAGTTATGACTGCGCTGGTGAGCTTGCGATCGGTGGAATCCATGATGGCCGCATCCATGCCATAACTCATGCAGATGGTTAAGAAGTATCTGTTGATTAGTTTTCTCTTGGGCATTTGATGGGATACATTGCTCAAGCCCGAAACAGTCTTAACTCCGTATTTTTTCTTAATTTCAGCAAGACAGTTAAAGAAAATTACAGCGTTGTCATTGCCCACCGCCAGGGGAAGCACCAGCGGATCAACGTACACTTCGTTTAAGTCGATTTTTTCCTTGTTCAGCACTTCAACCAGCTCTCCGGCAATCCTGATTCTCTCTTCAGCCGTTTTTGGTATTCCATTGTCATCCATAGTCAAGGCTATTACCGAACATCCATACTCTTTAATCAGCGGAAGCATGCCTTCAAGCCGGCTTTTTTCCATGCTGATTGAGTTAAGCATCGCTTTCCCCCGGTGGATTTGCAAAGCCCTTTTGGCCACCCGGGGTTCAGTAGTGTCAATACATAGGGGCACATCGACCACTTCTTGGACTGCCCTCACCATCCACTCCATATCCTCAGCTTCATCATTCCCCTGGGCAGTATTTACATCAATAAAACCGGCTCCTCCTTCCGCCTGCCTGCGCGCCAAGTCCTGCACAAAGGCAATATCCTTATTCTTAATAGCTTCACGGACAGAGGGGATAGCACTGTTTAATTTTTCACCAATAATCAGCATGTCGGTTTGACCTCCTGGTTGTCTTATATTTTTCTACTGCTCTACAAATGTTAAACCTTGCGGCGCTGCCGCTTAAAAAGCACTCTCATTTTGCCTTTCAGGCTTTTTCCCCATAATTTTAGCAAAAAGCAAACTTGTGGCAATGGAAATGGAAAGCGCACTTGTCAGCGGGATTGAACCAGCTCCCCAATTCGCCTGCGCATTATTGACAATTCCCCCCACCACAGGTGGCCCAAGAACAAATCCCACGTTAAACAAGAGATTGAGAACAGCCATGGCCAGTCCGGCCAGCTGCGGTGAGGCAACCGCCTCCGGCGCTAAAGTAAAAGTAGTGGTGGCAAAAAAACCAGGGAAAAAACCCAACATGAGCATCCATGGCACTATCCAGCCGGCAGACCCTAATAAAAATGAGTATCCATATAAAAAGCAGGCAACAACGCTGCTTATAACCAGCATAGTCTTAGGTCGTTGCAGTTTGTCAATCGCCCATCCGGCTATTACGGTAGATATAATGGCTACCATGGGACTCAGGCTAACGTAGAAGTTGGCCAGCTCAGGGGAAATATTATGGGCTTGTGTTAAATAGCTGGGCGCCCAGGTAACAAAACCGGCGTTGGCAAAACCAAACCCGCCAAATCCGGCAGCCAACAGCCAAATTGCAGGCCTTTTTAAGGCGGAGTTATATGATACCTTGTCAGTAC
This region of Zhaonella formicivorans genomic DNA includes:
- the mntA gene encoding type VII toxin-antitoxin system MntA family adenylyltransferase antitoxin encodes the protein MTKKLELDEKLQNLPAFFSEIPAVLAVFLFGSYGTEKQTVLSDIDFAVFFNKNIGLSEEMAILAKLSAFLGTDRVDLVNLNKAPLSIQFRAIVEGKIIYEKDYIATCDYIEKVIGQYQDYAIDLHCFYEEYDQAVKEAYTDG
- the hepT gene encoding type VII toxin-antitoxin system HepT family RNase toxin yields the protein MVDKEKIRSKIQLIEQNLTKLKELGKYSLEEFTGDFRNVEAAKHLLQVNVEAMIDIANHIIARNRWRTPETSVESFRILERNGYFTSRELNILNQMVKFRNRVVHLYHTVDDNEIYKILQEHLDDFSVFVKAIVTKVF
- a CDS encoding cobalamin B12-binding domain-containing protein, with amino-acid sequence MEDELLTAMADLDEDKTLCLVEKQLQAGLTPLEIVDTCRRGVEIVGKRYSEGQYFLSDLIMSEEIFKGVMRIVEPHIPVNVPQNGFSIVMGTIEGDIHDLGKNIVIYLLRSRGFHVHDLGVDVPPEKFVQAVNETGASILGISVLLSFCVGSVKKVVDLLQEAGLRDKVKVVVGGYPVNQLVKEYTGVDYYANDVTQALEIYEKILKEKCSC
- a CDS encoding GntR family transcriptional regulator: MQEELKIDKNSVIPIYYQLARLLEGQIRRGELKPGEALPTEMELAARYQISRMTVRKAIAELVAAGMVYAQQGKGTFVAVPKLDNIVFELNNFSEEIKQRGLRFNTTLLEARIVRADEQLKEKFQINDDNARFLFFRIVLSAEDEPLAYERKYTIYTKSKPILESELQDPTLPGLVTAHSDYLPVSSKKVLQVSVSTDEEASILGIAQGSPVFVIEQTIYDPELKPVGWGKSVYRGDRYKLTAYDGWYRKE
- a CDS encoding MFS transporter; amino-acid sequence: MGKAWGVMWAAYLASVAVVVNQFKVPPVMDILLNQLHIDMALGGWLMSVFAVAGVVLSLPAALVLDRVGGKLSGMLALICTVIGSVLGGFAMNAAVLLAGRVIEGIGLGLMAVVAPAVIVMWFPPEKRGVPMGIWASWVPVGSFLIFNLANLLIPAFSWRGVWWFGTLIALAALIVYALVVADPPKVAGTGQEATNSTDKVSYNSALKRPAIWLLAAGFGGFGFANAGFVTWAPSYLTQAHNISPELANFYVSLSPMVAIISTVIAGWAIDKLQRPKTMLVISSVVACFLYGYSFLLGSAGWIVPWMLMLGFFPGFFATTTFTLAPEAVASPQLAGLAMAVLNLLFNVGFVLGPPVVGGIVNNAQANWGAGSIPLTSALSISIATSLLFAKIMGKKPERQNESAF
- a CDS encoding ASKHA domain-containing protein — its product is MIRVKFLPSNKMVEVPAGTTILQAAIAAGVQVESTCGGKGTCGKCLVQLSPEKLSPPSPVEKKFLSQAQLSAGWVLACQRMLQEDTVVNLREQKDAYDRKIGFNPVVEQTSVTPSVRKYLVSLPKPSTEEQTPDWERLLSALDRPGIRFSRPVAAYLPRVLRRSNFQVTAVLDGDTLLAVEPGDTLGRCYGLAVDIGTTTVVVYLLDLNKGTVVASGAVTNPQNAFGADVIARITHAASGPEGLHQLQEKVVGGLNDVIARLCHEHDVRPEEIYQAVVVGNTTMSHLFLGIDPTYLAPAPFIPVFRQAVEVEARELGLNILATGKVIVLPNVAGYVGSDTVGVMLAAGVDRLRGINLIIDIGTNGEIVLVGRGRILTCSTAAGPAFEGAEIKYGMRAAEGAIEGVRISADVELDVIAGGKPRGICGSGLIDAIAEMYKAGVLDSSGRLASADAQLQKLPPLVRKRLRKEGRGMEFVLVWGTDSATGEDIVLTQKDVRELQLAKGAIMAGARILLREMGVGPEDIDQVLLAGAFGNFIKKESALGIGLLPPVPLQRIVAIGNAAGDGAKMALLSTVERERAVNLARRAEHIELSNTKEFQQEFVKSLSFSRTGK
- a CDS encoding dihydropteroate synthase, encoding MLIIGEKLNSAIPSVREAIKNKDIAFVQDLARRQAEGGAGFIDVNTAQGNDEAEDMEWMVRAVQEVVDVPLCIDTTEPRVAKRALQIHRGKAMLNSISMEKSRLEGMLPLIKEYGCSVIALTMDDNGIPKTAEERIRIAGELVEVLNKEKIDLNEVYVDPLVLPLAVGNDNAVIFFNCLAEIKKKYGVKTVSGLSNVSHQMPKRKLINRYFLTICMSYGMDAAIMDSTDRKLTSAVITTELLLNKDRFSRNYLKAYRNDALED